A genomic segment from Streptomyces sp. NBC_00459 encodes:
- a CDS encoding NHLP bacteriocin export ABC transporter permease/ATPase subunit: MTTVHDGDVVLSALGQMGTRFDLSGQGRLDLEGPQVLWLVASGALDLYAVDALEQGQWHHIGRLEAGALLLGPVAGPDHTLVARPVRDCVVHRIGLRELYQSPGTETWSYDEYGNAQYVPPATSPLEYALALGVGRGLSILFQAPMASERAAAPTDDDVFWMQVPPGSVQYGSLYGAEAASDLLMDPGVWQGMVDQQYRLLATLDRWIEQLERSHETRTAAGIKAGEAVRAQADRTLLASIGRPSAKRTTAADADATYAACKLVAEAAGITLAEPAQSGTESDRLDPVERIALASRVRTRAVRLDGRWWHDNVGPLIGHRSLSGAPVALLWRRGGYVAVHPSSGRETPVEKANAAEFEERAVMFYRPLPERGMTPLRLLRFSMGGSRGDVVNLLLSSLVTIAIGALVPVATGKVLGEFVPKAQTALIVQFCLAVMISSVVTAAFMLLQNLTLLRMEGRIEATLQPAVWDRLLRLPTKFFTERSTGELASAAMGISAIRKLLAGVAPVVTQSVTVAAMNLGLLLWYSVPMALAAVGMLVVIATVFLGLGLWQVRWQRRLIVLSNKLNNQAFQTLRGLPKLRVAAAENYAYAAWAGEFARSRELQQKVGRIKNLTTVLGAVYLPVCTLVMFMLLAGPARGEMSASAFLTFNTSVTMLLTSVTQLTGAFVSGVAALPLYEEIKPVLEATPEVRLASTRPGVLTGAIEARRLSFRYADDGPLVLDDVSFQVRAGEFVAIVGPSGCGKSTLLRLLIGFDKPVSGSVLYDGQDLGALDQSAVRRQCGVVLQHAQPMTGSILDVICGTEPYTPEEALAAAEMAGLAEDIRRMPMGLHTIVQGSGAISGGQRQRLMIAQALIRRPRILFFDEATSALDNETQRTVIESTRALNATRIVIAHRLSTVLDADRVIVMEDGRVAQQGPPAQLLADTGGRLHELVRRQLA, encoded by the coding sequence ATGACGACGGTCCACGACGGTGATGTCGTCCTGAGCGCGCTCGGGCAGATGGGGACGCGGTTCGACCTGTCCGGCCAGGGCCGCCTCGATCTCGAAGGCCCGCAGGTGCTGTGGCTGGTCGCGTCGGGCGCGCTCGACCTGTACGCGGTGGACGCGTTGGAGCAGGGCCAGTGGCACCACATCGGCCGGCTGGAGGCGGGCGCGCTGCTGCTCGGCCCGGTCGCCGGACCGGACCACACGCTGGTCGCCCGCCCGGTGCGCGACTGCGTGGTGCACCGCATCGGCCTGCGCGAGCTCTATCAGTCACCGGGCACGGAGACCTGGTCGTACGACGAGTACGGCAACGCCCAGTACGTGCCCCCGGCGACGAGCCCGCTGGAGTACGCCCTCGCCCTGGGCGTCGGCCGTGGCCTGTCGATCCTCTTCCAGGCGCCGATGGCCTCGGAACGGGCCGCCGCACCGACCGACGACGACGTGTTCTGGATGCAGGTCCCGCCGGGCAGCGTCCAGTACGGGTCGCTGTACGGGGCGGAGGCCGCCTCGGATCTGCTGATGGACCCCGGGGTCTGGCAGGGCATGGTCGACCAGCAGTACCGGCTGCTCGCCACCCTCGACCGGTGGATCGAGCAGCTGGAACGCAGCCACGAGACCCGTACGGCGGCCGGTATCAAGGCGGGTGAGGCCGTCCGTGCCCAGGCCGACCGGACGCTGCTGGCGTCGATCGGCAGGCCGTCGGCGAAGCGCACGACCGCCGCCGACGCCGACGCGACGTACGCGGCCTGCAAGCTGGTGGCCGAGGCTGCCGGGATCACGCTCGCCGAGCCCGCGCAGAGCGGCACCGAGAGCGACCGGCTCGACCCGGTCGAACGGATCGCTCTCGCCTCCCGGGTCCGCACCCGGGCCGTCCGGCTCGACGGGCGCTGGTGGCACGACAACGTCGGCCCGCTGATCGGCCACCGGAGTCTGTCGGGCGCCCCGGTCGCGCTGCTGTGGCGACGCGGCGGCTATGTGGCCGTGCACCCCTCGTCGGGGCGCGAGACACCGGTGGAGAAGGCGAACGCGGCGGAGTTCGAGGAGCGGGCGGTGATGTTCTACCGCCCGCTGCCCGAACGCGGAATGACCCCGCTGCGACTTCTCCGGTTCAGCATGGGCGGCAGCCGGGGCGATGTGGTGAACCTGCTGCTGAGCAGCCTGGTGACGATCGCCATCGGCGCGCTGGTGCCCGTCGCCACCGGCAAGGTGCTCGGCGAGTTCGTGCCGAAGGCGCAGACCGCGCTGATCGTGCAGTTCTGTCTGGCCGTGATGATCAGCAGTGTGGTGACGGCGGCCTTCATGCTGCTGCAGAACCTCACCCTGCTCCGGATGGAGGGCCGTATCGAGGCGACGCTCCAACCGGCCGTCTGGGACCGGTTGTTGCGCCTGCCGACGAAGTTCTTCACCGAGCGCTCGACCGGTGAGCTGGCGAGTGCGGCGATGGGCATCAGCGCGATCCGCAAGCTGCTGGCGGGAGTCGCCCCGGTCGTCACGCAGTCGGTCACGGTCGCGGCGATGAACCTGGGCCTTCTCCTCTGGTACAGCGTCCCGATGGCGCTGGCGGCGGTCGGCATGCTCGTGGTGATCGCCACCGTGTTCCTCGGGCTCGGTCTATGGCAGGTCCGCTGGCAGCGGCGCCTGATCGTGCTCTCCAACAAGCTGAACAACCAGGCCTTCCAGACCCTGCGCGGTCTGCCCAAACTGCGGGTCGCGGCGGCCGAGAACTACGCGTACGCGGCCTGGGCGGGCGAGTTCGCGCGCAGCCGCGAGCTCCAGCAGAAGGTCGGCCGCATCAAGAACCTCACGACCGTGCTGGGCGCGGTGTACCTGCCGGTCTGCACCCTGGTGATGTTCATGCTGCTCGCGGGTCCGGCGCGCGGCGAGATGTCGGCGTCGGCCTTCCTCACCTTCAACACCTCGGTGACGATGCTCCTGACCTCGGTCACCCAGCTGACCGGCGCCTTCGTCTCCGGCGTGGCCGCGCTCCCGCTGTACGAGGAGATCAAGCCGGTGTTGGAGGCGACCCCGGAAGTACGCCTCGCGAGCACCCGGCCGGGTGTGCTGACCGGTGCGATCGAGGCCCGCCGGCTCTCCTTCCGCTACGCGGACGACGGCCCGCTCGTCCTGGACGACGTGTCCTTCCAGGTGCGGGCGGGCGAGTTCGTGGCGATCGTCGGCCCCAGCGGCTGCGGCAAGTCGACCCTGCTGCGCCTGCTGATCGGCTTCGACAAACCGGTCTCGGGCAGTGTGCTGTACGACGGTCAGGACCTGGGCGCGCTCGACCAGTCGGCCGTACGCCGCCAGTGCGGGGTGGTGCTCCAGCACGCCCAGCCGATGACGGGTTCGATCCTGGACGTCATCTGCGGCACCGAGCCCTACACACCGGAGGAGGCGCTGGCCGCCGCCGAGATGGCGGGTCTGGCCGAGGACATCAGGCGGATGCCGATGGGCCTGCACACCATCGTTCAGGGCAGCGGTGCGATCTCCGGCGGCCAGCGACAGCGGCTGATGATCGCGCAGGCGCTGATCCGCAGGCCGCGCATCCTCTTCTTCGACGAGGCGACCAGCGCCCTGGACAACGAGACGCAGCGCACGGTCATCGAGAGCACCCGCGCCCTGAACGCCACCCGGATCGTGATCGCCCACCGTCTGTCGACGGTGCTGGACGCGGACCGGGTGATCGTGATGGAGGACGGCAGGGTCGCCCAGCAGGGCCCCCCGGCCCAACTGCTCGCGGACACGGGCGGCCGGCTGCACGAACTGGTGCGAAGGCAGCTGGCGTAG
- a CDS encoding NHLP family bacteriocin export ABC transporter peptidase/permease/ATPase subunit — protein MSAAPNSRAKRRSAPPRRTVPKGSGRSVRTPTVLQMEAVECGAASLAMVLGHYGRHIPLEELRIACGVSRDGSRASNLLKAARSYGLTAKGMQMDTAALAEVNAPAILFWEFNHYVVLDGMGRRLGRRGVYINDPGKGRRFVPMEDFDSSFTGVVLVMEPGPDFERGGRKPGVLGAVPARLRGTSGTMPAAILASLLLVAVGAAMPALSRTYIDTFLIGGQTSMLEVLFASMGACVALTLVLTWLQQANLLHGRIISSTLSSARFLRHLLRLPVTFFSQRSPADLVQRLQSNDAVSETLARDLAAAGVDAIVVVLYAVLLYTYDPQLTAVGIGVALLNIVAMRVVIRLRATRTAKLRADNARLTNTAYSGLQLIETMKATGGEEGYFRKWAGQHATTLEEQQRLGVPSAWLGVVAPTLATLNSALILWIGGMRAVEGGISVGLLVAFQSLVTRFTAPLTRLNGVAGRIQDFAADVARLKDVENFQADPLYARPGGGDSTRRLHGHVELQDITFGYSPLDKPLLSGFDLTVGPGRQVALVGGSGSGKSTVSRLISGLYVPWEGVIRIDGQRLEDIPRGALAASVSFVDQDVFLFEGSVRDNVALWDPSIPDESVVAALEDAALYDVITRRPGGIHSRVEQDGRNFSGGQRQRLEIARALVRNPSILVLDEVTSALDAETEQTVIDNLRKRGCACVVIAHRLSTVRDSDEIVVLQHGTIVERGRHDALVAAGGAYAELVRER, from the coding sequence GTGAGTGCCGCTCCGAACTCCCGGGCCAAGCGCCGCTCGGCCCCGCCCCGCCGCACGGTTCCGAAGGGCAGCGGCAGGTCCGTACGCACCCCGACGGTTCTCCAGATGGAGGCCGTGGAATGCGGCGCGGCCTCGCTCGCCATGGTCCTCGGGCACTACGGGCGGCACATCCCCCTCGAAGAGCTGCGCATCGCCTGCGGTGTCTCGCGGGACGGCTCGCGCGCCAGCAACCTCCTCAAGGCGGCCCGGAGTTACGGCCTGACGGCCAAGGGCATGCAGATGGACACGGCCGCGCTCGCCGAGGTGAACGCGCCCGCGATCCTGTTCTGGGAGTTCAACCACTACGTCGTCCTCGACGGCATGGGGCGCCGCCTCGGCAGGCGCGGGGTGTACATCAACGACCCCGGCAAGGGCCGCCGGTTCGTGCCGATGGAGGACTTCGACTCCAGTTTCACCGGTGTCGTCCTCGTCATGGAGCCCGGCCCCGACTTCGAGCGGGGCGGACGCAAGCCGGGTGTCCTGGGCGCCGTGCCGGCCCGGCTGCGCGGTACTTCGGGCACGATGCCCGCCGCGATCCTGGCGAGTCTGCTGCTGGTCGCGGTGGGCGCCGCGATGCCCGCGCTCAGCCGCACCTACATCGACACGTTCCTGATCGGCGGTCAGACGTCGATGCTGGAGGTGCTGTTCGCGTCGATGGGCGCGTGCGTGGCGCTGACGCTCGTGCTGACCTGGCTGCAGCAGGCGAACCTGCTGCACGGCCGCATCATCTCCTCGACCCTGAGCAGCGCGCGCTTCCTGCGTCATCTGCTGCGCCTCCCGGTCACCTTCTTCTCCCAGCGCAGCCCGGCCGACCTGGTCCAGCGCCTCCAGTCGAACGACGCGGTGTCCGAGACACTGGCCCGCGACCTCGCGGCGGCGGGCGTCGACGCGATCGTCGTCGTGCTGTACGCCGTGCTCCTCTACACGTACGACCCACAGCTCACGGCCGTCGGCATCGGCGTGGCGCTGCTCAACATCGTGGCCATGCGGGTGGTGATCCGGTTGCGCGCGACCCGTACCGCGAAACTGCGTGCGGACAACGCCCGGTTGACCAACACGGCCTACTCCGGGCTCCAGTTGATCGAGACGATGAAGGCGACCGGCGGCGAGGAGGGCTACTTCCGCAAGTGGGCCGGGCAGCACGCGACCACGCTGGAGGAGCAGCAGCGGCTCGGGGTGCCGAGCGCCTGGCTGGGGGTGGTGGCGCCGACGCTGGCGACGCTGAACAGCGCGCTGATCCTGTGGATCGGCGGGATGCGGGCCGTCGAGGGCGGTATCTCCGTCGGTCTGCTGGTGGCGTTCCAGTCCCTGGTCACGCGTTTCACCGCGCCGCTGACCCGCCTCAACGGGGTGGCGGGCCGTATCCAGGACTTCGCGGCGGACGTGGCGCGTCTCAAGGACGTCGAGAACTTCCAGGCGGATCCGCTGTACGCCCGCCCGGGCGGCGGTGACTCGACGCGGCGGCTGCACGGCCACGTCGAGCTCCAGGACATCACCTTCGGCTACAGCCCGCTCGACAAGCCGCTGCTGTCGGGCTTCGACCTGACGGTCGGTCCGGGTCGGCAGGTGGCGCTGGTGGGTGGCTCCGGCAGCGGCAAGTCGACGGTCTCCAGGCTGATTTCGGGTCTGTACGTGCCCTGGGAGGGCGTCATCCGTATCGACGGGCAGCGCCTGGAGGACATTCCGCGCGGTGCGTTGGCGGCCTCGGTCTCCTTCGTCGACCAGGACGTGTTCCTCTTCGAGGGCAGCGTCCGCGACAACGTGGCGCTGTGGGATCCGTCGATCCCGGACGAGTCGGTGGTGGCGGCCCTTGAGGACGCGGCGCTGTACGACGTCATCACGCGTCGGCCGGGCGGGATCCACAGCCGGGTCGAGCAGGACGGGCGGAACTTCTCCGGCGGGCAGCGCCAACGTCTGGAGATCGCGCGGGCGTTGGTGCGCAACCCGAGCATTCTCGTCCTCGACGAGGTGACCAGCGCACTGGACGCGGAGACCGAGCAGACGGTGATCGACAACCTGCGCAAGCGCGGCTGCGCCTGTGTGGTGATCGCGCACCGGCTCTCCACCGTGCGCGACAGCGACGAGATCGTCGTGCTCCAGCACGGCACGATCGTGGAACGCGGGCGGCACGACGCCCTGGTGGCAGCCGGTGGGGCGTACGCCGAGCTGGTCAGGGAGCGATGA
- a CDS encoding HlyD family efflux transporter periplasmic adaptor subunit, which yields MQFRQQALAKLQSAEELDLPVRFARPQGWLVLAVTVVVMAAASVWAVTGSVSSTVSAPAILTHGEGSYVLQSPVSGQITAVLAEEGARLPANAPVLKVRTASGESVVRSVAAGRLTALAATIGQIVGTGTNIAAIEKVARASDPLYATVYVPAENAATIPSNAAVDLTVQTAPTQQYGVLRGHVKSVDRAAQTEQQIGAFLGDSQLGEQFTKKGRPVAVLVELDKSSATKSGYKWSSAEGPPFALTSMTLASGSIRLADQRPVDWLLP from the coding sequence GTGCAGTTCCGCCAACAGGCCCTCGCCAAGCTCCAGTCGGCCGAGGAGCTGGACCTTCCGGTGCGCTTCGCGCGCCCTCAGGGCTGGCTGGTCCTCGCCGTCACGGTCGTCGTCATGGCCGCCGCGTCCGTGTGGGCGGTGACGGGATCCGTCTCCTCGACGGTCAGCGCGCCAGCCATCCTCACGCACGGGGAGGGCAGTTACGTCCTGCAGAGCCCCGTATCCGGCCAGATCACCGCGGTCCTCGCCGAGGAGGGCGCCCGGCTGCCCGCCAACGCCCCTGTGCTGAAGGTCCGTACGGCCTCCGGCGAGTCGGTCGTCCGCTCGGTCGCCGCGGGCCGGCTCACCGCGCTCGCCGCCACGATCGGCCAGATCGTCGGCACGGGCACGAACATCGCGGCCATCGAGAAGGTCGCCCGTGCGAGCGACCCGCTGTACGCGACGGTGTACGTCCCGGCCGAGAACGCAGCCACGATCCCCTCGAACGCGGCCGTCGACCTGACCGTCCAGACCGCGCCCACCCAGCAGTACGGGGTGCTGCGCGGCCATGTGAAGTCGGTGGACCGGGCCGCCCAGACCGAGCAGCAGATCGGCGCGTTCCTCGGTGACAGCCAGCTGGGCGAACAGTTCACCAAGAAGGGCAGGCCGGTCGCCGTGCTGGTGGAGCTGGACAAGTCGTCGGCCACGAAGAGCGGTTACAAGTGGTCCTCTGCCGAGGGGCCGCCGTTCGCGCTCACCTCCATGACCCTGGCCTCGGGCTCGATCCGGCTGGCCGACCAGCGTCCCGTCGATTGGCTGCTGCCGTGA
- a CDS encoding type A2 lantipeptide, which yields MNSTPQVETAELSDAALDAVSGGLSLHAVGTVTNLVDSVAPGALPLVGTVTGTVEGLTGLNTGAVTGLVAGL from the coding sequence ATGAACTCCACCCCCCAGGTTGAGACCGCCGAGCTGTCGGACGCCGCTCTCGACGCCGTCTCCGGCGGTCTGTCCCTGCACGCCGTCGGCACCGTCACGAACCTGGTGGACAGCGTTGCCCCCGGCGCGCTCCCGCTGGTCGGCACGGTCACCGGCACGGTCGAGGGCCTCACCGGCCTGAACACCGGTGCGGTCACCGGCCTGGTCGCCGGTCTCTGA
- a CDS encoding S1 family peptidase, with translation MSHKRVPKRKAAIAVGSVAAIGAAALLLPNAMASQTDAADTAAPKTLKATDASDLASQLQQLLGDAFAGSYYDADKQQLIINVVEGDNNNVVVQAKKAGAAVREVDNSIAELKAGAQTLKTKATIPGTAWALDPRTNKIQVTADSTVTGANWNTIESTVKSLGSGMATIKKTEGTFKTFVEGGDAIFAGGARCSLGFNVVTGDGTPGFLTAGHCGVAAAEWSDSETGEPIATVEAATFPGDGDFALVKYNDPATVAASTVDVGNGQTVDILQAAEAAVGQQVFRMGSTTGLNDGEVTGLDATVNYPEGTVTGLIQTNVCAEPGDSGGSLFTQDGGAIGLTSGGSGDCTVGGETFFQPVTTALAAVGATLGAGDAGAGAGEEAGAGEEAGAGEEAGAGEEAGAGEEAGLGEEVGAGDEAGAGQEAGAGEEAGAGEEAGAGEEAGLGEEVGGDELGGVDDQTGNGADDGTGLGNNENH, from the coding sequence TTGAGTCACAAGCGAGTTCCGAAGCGTAAGGCCGCGATAGCGGTGGGCAGTGTCGCGGCGATCGGAGCGGCGGCCCTGCTGCTGCCCAACGCCATGGCGTCCCAGACCGACGCTGCGGACACCGCGGCTCCGAAGACCTTGAAGGCGACGGATGCCTCGGATCTGGCCTCGCAGCTGCAGCAGTTGCTCGGGGATGCCTTCGCGGGCTCCTACTACGACGCCGACAAGCAGCAGCTGATCATCAACGTCGTAGAGGGCGACAACAACAACGTCGTCGTCCAGGCCAAAAAGGCCGGTGCCGCTGTTCGCGAGGTCGACAACAGCATCGCCGAGCTGAAGGCCGGCGCGCAGACGCTGAAGACGAAGGCGACGATCCCGGGCACGGCCTGGGCCCTGGACCCCCGCACCAACAAGATCCAGGTCACCGCCGACAGCACGGTCACGGGCGCCAACTGGAACACGATCGAGTCGACCGTCAAGAGCCTCGGCTCGGGCATGGCGACCATCAAGAAGACCGAGGGCACCTTCAAGACGTTCGTGGAGGGCGGCGACGCCATCTTCGCCGGCGGCGCCCGCTGCTCCCTCGGCTTCAACGTGGTGACCGGAGACGGCACGCCCGGCTTCCTGACCGCCGGTCACTGCGGTGTGGCCGCGGCCGAGTGGTCGGACTCGGAGACCGGCGAGCCCATCGCCACGGTCGAGGCGGCCACCTTCCCGGGCGACGGTGACTTCGCACTCGTGAAGTACAACGACCCGGCGACCGTGGCGGCCAGCACCGTCGACGTCGGCAACGGCCAGACCGTCGACATCCTCCAGGCGGCCGAGGCCGCGGTCGGCCAGCAGGTCTTCCGCATGGGCTCCACGACGGGCCTCAACGACGGCGAGGTCACCGGCCTCGACGCCACCGTGAACTACCCCGAGGGCACGGTCACCGGCCTCATCCAGACCAACGTCTGCGCGGAGCCCGGCGACAGCGGCGGCTCGCTGTTCACGCAGGACGGCGGCGCGATCGGCCTGACCTCCGGCGGCAGCGGTGACTGCACGGTCGGCGGGGAGACCTTCTTCCAGCCGGTCACCACGGCCCTGGCGGCCGTCGGCGCGACCCTCGGAGCGGGCGACGCGGGCGCGGGCGCCGGTGAAGAGGCCGGCGCGGGCGAGGAAGCGGGCGCCGGTGAAGAGGCCGGTGCCGGTGAGGAAGCCGGTGCGGGCGAAGAGGCCGGACTCGGTGAAGAGGTCGGCGCCGGCGATGAGGCCGGCGCGGGCCAGGAAGCCGGTGCTGGTGAAGAGGCCGGTGCCGGTGAGGAAGCCGGTGCGGGCGAAGAGGCCGGACTCGGTGAAGAGGTCGGCGGCGACGAACTCGGCGGCGTCGACGACCAGACCGGCAACGGCGCGGACGACGGCACCGGCCTGGGGAACAACGAGAACCACTGA
- a CDS encoding SpoIIE family protein phosphatase produces the protein MADGRASARGRPAADARSAAFGKPLLSLALAGMMEDVRALAGGVYLLAPGGSVLEMAVMAGLPRAFAAPWERVGISSPVPVAEAARERRFVWVGGDEDMARRYPRVAVVLPYPFALAAVPVATASTVYGSVFVTWPGSHPPELSDRERTQLSTACDRLALRLERAAAEHRQLRPEADLLPISPEAPTADPLGTVEAARMVARLPYGLCSLDLHGRVRFVNAAAADLLGVPADALLGTQLWVSVPWLDDPVYEDRYRAALFSLHVTSFVALRPPGDWLSFRLYPSATGLSVRITRARAVTELDRAGRRPGGPSSLVTISQVLSLAGALTEAASVQDVIQLVADEIMPAAGCQTLVLLGSQSGRMRVVGHRGYADPELVERFDGLPRTAPTPGNQVLSTGVPAFFESRGEVERAYPAVREMSGPTAAWAFLPLIASGRPVGTCVLGYAEQHAFPADERAVLTSLGGLIAQALERAILYDAKHRVAHGLQAALLPSSLPSLPGFESAARYLPATQGMDIGGDFYDLVWSHGRASAVIGDVQGHNVTAAGLMGQIRTAVRAYTTVGQAPQEVMSSTNRLLIDLGTELFASCLYLRLDPGTGRAVMARAGHPQPLLRHPDGRVRVLDLAGGPLLGIDASATYPTTEVELPPGCVLALYTDGLIESPGVDIDETLTALGRRLAETGDRPLDELADGLVEFGAGVTERVDDIALLLLRARVED, from the coding sequence ATGGCCGATGGACGGGCCTCCGCGCGCGGACGGCCGGCGGCGGACGCCCGCTCGGCCGCGTTCGGGAAGCCGCTGCTGTCGCTGGCGCTCGCGGGGATGATGGAGGACGTCCGGGCCCTCGCGGGCGGGGTGTATCTGCTGGCCCCCGGCGGGTCGGTACTGGAGATGGCCGTCATGGCGGGGCTGCCCCGGGCGTTCGCGGCGCCCTGGGAGCGGGTCGGGATCAGCTCGCCCGTTCCGGTCGCCGAGGCGGCGCGCGAGCGGCGATTCGTGTGGGTGGGCGGCGACGAGGACATGGCGCGGCGGTATCCACGGGTCGCCGTCGTGCTGCCCTACCCCTTCGCGCTGGCCGCCGTACCGGTGGCGACCGCCTCGACGGTGTACGGGTCGGTCTTCGTGACCTGGCCCGGTTCGCATCCGCCGGAGTTGTCCGACCGTGAGCGGACACAGCTCAGCACTGCCTGCGACCGGCTGGCGCTGCGTCTGGAGCGCGCCGCGGCCGAGCACCGTCAGCTGCGGCCCGAGGCGGATCTGCTTCCCATCTCGCCCGAGGCGCCCACGGCCGACCCCCTGGGCACGGTCGAGGCGGCTCGCATGGTGGCACGGCTGCCGTACGGGCTGTGCTCGTTGGACCTGCACGGTCGGGTCCGTTTCGTCAACGCGGCCGCCGCTGACCTGCTGGGTGTCCCCGCGGACGCTCTGCTGGGCACCCAGCTGTGGGTGTCGGTGCCCTGGCTCGACGATCCGGTGTACGAGGACCGCTACCGCGCCGCGCTGTTCAGCCTGCACGTCACCTCGTTCGTGGCGCTGCGCCCGCCCGGCGACTGGTTGTCGTTCCGGCTGTATCCGAGCGCGACCGGGCTGAGCGTCCGTATCACCCGGGCGCGGGCGGTGACCGAGCTGGACCGGGCGGGGCGAAGGCCGGGCGGGCCGTCCAGCCTGGTCACGATCTCGCAGGTGCTGTCCCTGGCGGGTGCCCTCACCGAGGCGGCGAGTGTCCAGGACGTCATCCAGCTGGTCGCGGACGAGATCATGCCGGCGGCCGGCTGTCAGACGCTGGTGCTGCTGGGCTCGCAGAGCGGGCGGATGCGGGTGGTGGGGCATCGCGGGTACGCCGACCCGGAGCTGGTGGAGCGGTTCGACGGGTTGCCTCGGACCGCGCCGACCCCGGGGAACCAGGTCCTCAGCACCGGTGTGCCCGCCTTCTTCGAGTCCCGGGGGGAGGTGGAGCGGGCGTATCCGGCGGTGCGGGAGATGTCCGGTCCGACGGCGGCCTGGGCGTTTCTCCCGCTGATCGCGTCCGGACGTCCGGTGGGCACCTGTGTGCTGGGCTATGCCGAACAGCACGCGTTCCCCGCCGATGAGCGCGCCGTCCTGACCAGTCTCGGCGGTCTGATCGCCCAGGCTCTGGAGCGGGCCATACTGTACGACGCCAAGCACCGGGTCGCGCACGGCCTCCAGGCCGCCCTGCTGCCGAGTTCCCTGCCGTCGCTGCCCGGCTTCGAGTCCGCCGCGCGCTATCTGCCCGCCACCCAGGGCATGGACATCGGCGGCGACTTCTACGACCTGGTGTGGTCGCACGGACGGGCCTCGGCGGTGATCGGGGACGTCCAGGGACACAACGTGACGGCGGCCGGCCTGATGGGCCAGATCCGTACGGCCGTACGGGCGTACACGACCGTCGGTCAGGCGCCCCAGGAGGTCATGAGCAGCACCAACAGGCTCTTGATCGACCTCGGCACCGAGTTGTTCGCGAGCTGTCTGTATCTGCGGCTCGATCCGGGCACCGGCCGGGCCGTGATGGCCCGTGCGGGGCATCCGCAGCCGCTGCTGAGGCACCCGGACGGCCGCGTGCGGGTGCTGGACCTGGCCGGGGGTCCCCTGCTGGGGATCGACGCCTCGGCCACGTACCCGACGACCGAGGTCGAACTGCCGCCGGGCTGTGTCCTCGCCCTGTACACCGACGGGCTGATCGAGTCCCCGGGCGTCGACATCGACGAGACACTGACCGCCCTCGGCCGTCGGCTCGCGGAGACCGGGGACCGGCCGCTGGACGAACTGGCCGACGGGCTGGTCGAGTTCGGCGCGGGGGTGACGGAGCGGGTGGACGACATCGCGCTGCTGCTGTTGAGGGCGCGGGTGGAGGACTGA
- a CDS encoding LuxR C-terminal-related transcriptional regulator — protein sequence MIGVLLVHDACLVRSVLAEWLGREPDLRVSDASWPSAAGSVRSLRPDVCAADLESLDSYGSPPLGELRGLGTVTPAPRLLVLASAARPGLLKRAAEAGTLGYVDKDREGAPERLVSAIRKVAAGKRFVDDSLGFGFLRATQIPLTPRELSVLSLAAEGSSVAEIAGSLHLSHGTVRNYMAAITRKTGARNRVDAIRISQGEGWL from the coding sequence GTGATCGGAGTGCTTCTGGTGCACGACGCGTGTCTGGTGCGATCGGTCCTGGCGGAGTGGCTGGGCAGAGAGCCCGACCTCAGGGTGTCCGACGCCTCCTGGCCCAGTGCCGCGGGCAGCGTGCGGTCGCTGCGGCCCGATGTCTGCGCGGCCGACCTGGAGAGCCTGGACTCCTACGGCTCACCTCCGCTGGGCGAGTTACGGGGCCTCGGGACGGTCACGCCCGCCCCGCGCCTGCTGGTGCTGGCCAGCGCCGCCAGGCCGGGGCTGCTGAAGCGGGCGGCGGAGGCGGGCACGCTGGGCTATGTCGACAAGGACAGGGAGGGTGCGCCGGAACGGCTGGTGTCCGCCATCCGGAAAGTCGCCGCGGGGAAACGTTTCGTCGACGACTCGCTGGGCTTCGGCTTCCTCAGAGCCACGCAGATTCCGCTCACCCCGCGTGAGCTGAGCGTCCTGTCACTCGCCGCGGAGGGGTCGTCCGTCGCGGAGATCGCCGGCAGCCTGCACCTGTCCCATGGGACCGTGCGCAACTACATGGCGGCCATCACCCGCAAGACCGGAGCCCGCAACCGTGTCGACGCCATCCGTATCTCGCAGGGCGAGGGCTGGCTGTGA